GACTTTTATGCTGTTACATAGATCCAGGTGCTGAAGGGAAGGCATTATCTTTATGCCTGTGATTTACCTACCCATTTTGATGACTTGCCATGGTTAAATTTTCCAGGAGAGTTTATGCCTCAGTTCCTTTTGGTGTGTTCCATTTTCTGCTATTGTTGCTAAATCCTTGCAGTACAAGCCTGTGAAGAAAGGTGTGTGCTGAGGTTTGAGTTATGTATTATCTCTATTTTGTGCATTTCAACGAACTTTTTTCGGATAAAAGTACTCATCTTAGTGAATTTTTCACCTTACAGTTGTAGAAGGAAGGGATGTTCTTTTTTATCCCATCCACGTTGGAAATGCTTATGGAAGTGAAATTATATGAATACTGTTACGTTTAATTTTCTGCAGAGTCATTGATGATCATGCCAGGTTTTGGGGTTCAGCTAGAACAGCACTTTTGGAGGTATGAAAGAACCAACCTGGATTCTAAATGGATGCGTCGTGATTCCACTCTTGCTCTCAGCATTTGCTACTCTTCAAAAATTTCATAGCATTGCAAGAGCACCTTCAACAATTTCAATCAGATAGGCAGCATGAAAGGAAGCGCGTGCTTAGCAAAATAAATACTTTTTCCCATTTTAGCAGGGTTAAGAACTTCTTTCTTGTCAGTATTTGCAATGATAAAATTCACGATGGATCAAGTTGTTTAGCGTTTTTATTACATACTTCCAGAAAATAGAGGTTTCATTGTTTTCGCATTGTTTGATCCCTTCTGTGCGTTATCTTTACAGTGGAAGAGTTCATCGCCAATTTGTGCCCATCGGCAAGATCCTAAAGCCAGTGCTGAATGAGTGCGTGACCCCTGTTACATGTTACTGGAGCTTAGCATTGCTCGTACGCAATGAAGACAAGATCACACTTGTTTTTAAGGTAAATCTCACCCGCTTTCAGTTGGTTTAAAAGTGCACCGTCAAGGAACCTGTGGTCTGAAAGAGATCCATTTGCAGAAATTGCATCCCCCAGTCAAAATGTTGGTCCCAATCTGGAAAGCTCTATGTGCATTCACAAGCTCTGACAGCATTACTAGCCCTTCCTAAGTTCCTCGGCCAAACGGTTCGCACCAACTTGTTGAGTAAGATGGTGATAGCCCATGGAAACTAGACGGTGCTTGCTGAAGACTTTGCTGACGTTCAGTTTTTGCCACAACTGGCTGAAGAACAAATTATATAAAGTGGCAGAATGTTACCGGTGGCTCCGAGCCTCTGATTGTTCAGTAGACCAGGCTGAATTATTCTCTGTTTATCTGTCGGAACTGAATGATCCACTTGTAACCTTGGCCATGCCCCATGTGTATTTCTGTCCGCTCATCAAGATACACAACAGAATGTACCGTATAGTTTCTTCACCTCCATCCTCTGTTAACTGCAAAGTCATTCATCTGGTCACTGGAGGGTACATCTTCTGCTGATAAATGAAATCTTGGCTAGTACTTGTATGCAATCTTTTCTGCAGTACTAGGATTAATCTTATTCTATTAGCTGACGGGTATCATTGCTAATGTTTCTTTATCATTTCTGGCTATTAACTACCAGCtctagaagaagaagaaaaactatcTCGAATAATCTACTGATTGTCCTGTTCGCCACTACACCACACGCCTAATTAACAGTGGATCTGAAGATCTGGAATTGGAGACCTGTACTTCCGAAGAACTCATCAGGTCTTCAATCATGCCAACCGTGCTATCATTATCGTCATCATCCTCAAGAACTCCCAAATCTCAAATAATTATGAGTTAtctaaaaaagaagagagaagtgAAAGAACTGAAGTAGTGCCTGAACAATTGATTGCATCCCCAGCTTCTGAAAAGTCTGAATTGAATTAAACAACAGGCTAATAAGGGGAATGGTTGGGTCACCGACACCCCGAGGGTCCGACACACGGGTTTGGGTCACCGTCGCCTGTCGACGTCGGCCCGGCCGGAATAATCAGAGTGCATGAGTGAGAATGCAATGATGGCTTGTGCTTCCTGGTCTTTGAAGAATTTGGTAAGGATAAGATGCTGCATCGCACATTGTTCTTGTTTGTCACAGGAAAAGAGCCTTCTATTTATATTAATATCTAGACGCCATTCTACTCTCCTAATTTTATAGTTTGCTCCGAATCTTAATCCATAAATCATACCCAATTAATGGTTGAAGAATCAATTTATctttaactaaaaatcagatCACTTAAATAATTTCTTCTGATGAAGAAGAATACTTAAATCTAGCAAAACGGTATAAatatgtacttcctccgtgcaacaaaggatgtttcaagtttgtcaaaatttggatgtatctagacatgactcagtgtatacatgcattcaaatttagtcaaaattaaaacatcctttgttggacagaggaagtagtGAAAATTTTAATTACAAGTCCGTCTAGATGTATATAATTCGTCATCTTTGTAGCAGCGTGGGCATCAACGGCTGCAGAGGTCGAGAATTGCCAACTCAGGTGACTCGAGCTATTCTTCTTCTCATCATTGTCATCTTGTGGCAGGTCACTTTTGTTTCCTGATGTTAAGAgtcttctctctctcactaTTCACGCGACCTCTTTCCTAAATCTAATGATTTAATCCCATGTCTGGCTGGCTCGACGTCAACTACATACGGATTCTAACGTCTGGACAGTAGCGGCAAGAGAATATATATCGACGGACCACCAAGTAACATAATGGATACGCGTCGGTCGGTCGATCGATGGCAGCAGTTTTGAACGTACGGTCGCCACAATTAAAACCGATGGATGGATTAAGTGACGATGGTGAGAATCTCGCCAGACAGGACAGGTTCatcatgcatccatgcatcGTCGATGCGTCCAGTCTGTACTAAACTTATTCAATGACTGAATGACATGTTCATAATGCAATTATACCAGctaagctactccctccgatctattACTTTTTAGTCATATgcacattcatatttggacaaagttgaaataattaatatggatcgggaAGAGTAGCCAGTCCGATGATTTAGTACCGCCAGTACGGAGAACCGCCACTTGATTTTGATCCAATCCTTTGCGATgccttgcattgcatgcaaaGATAAACGCTGTGCGTTGCCGATCGTTAATGTCTAACCTGGCCATCCGTCCTCCCAACGTACGTATGTCCACAAGAATCAGCAAAATGTGTGGTTAACCAGTGGAGCATTCaatgtactttctccgtcctatattaattgtctcgaattttctcaaatgtactccgttcaacaaaaaatgtctcaagtttgtcaaaatttagatataTCTATACATGACTTAgagtataaatgcattcaaatttagtcaaaattaagacatcctttgttggacggaggacaTATATATTCATGCAGTATGCTGGAGCACTAACGCACGTGTACGGACACTGGGCCAGATGACTGTCAACGGTCAAGTCGGCTGTAACACGGGACGAGAACACGAGGTCACGTGATGGCGGAGAAACCGAAGCATGGTGCCCGTTAATTTATACTCTGTCGTTGCTTTGCATGGTAAGTTCCCAACGGCTTTGGTTGACAAACTAATCCCGTCGTTTAATCAGGGTCGTCGTCGAAGGTTCCTTTTGGAATAGAATAACCGGATCGGATCAGCTTAGCTAGGAATGGGTGCACCAGTAGTAGTCCGCAGCTGCCTACATGTCATAAATTTGGTCTGGCAAGTGATCGATCGAGGCGAGAAATGGCTTGTTGGGGCCAGAAAAGAAGGCATCGATTACTCGTCCCGATGCGTCTCGTAAATCTAGGGCCTCGTTGTTGCCACTAGCCCTCACTTACTCCGTTATACGACTACGTAGTTAAGTGCATAGAGGCCAGAGGGTGTGTGGCGCATCGTGTGTTCCGTTGTAgctccaaaaataaataaaagaaatcaCTCCTGTATTACTGCGGTGTTTAGTTTCAAATTTACAGGAACGCTGCAAGGACGAAGGACAGCACGAGAGATATTTTCGATATGTGTCTTTTTTGATTGGGTTTGTTTGTGTAGGCACAATTTAGTGAcgatgaaaagaaaatacatgcaGGATGACATCTCTGTGTGTCTCTGCCAGACCCAGATTGTGAAGGAATGTCATATTTGCAGCGCACAGACTAATGAAGATCGAGAGGGAGGAAATGCACAGAACTGACACGTGGAAGTGGTTGTAGTACTAGTAGCTGACAGTTCCTGTTGTGCTCTTTAATCCGACGGAATCTGGATGCCTTTATCTATTCCCAATCGCCGCGCGGCATTCATTTCGCAACGAATGACACTCAGTTAAGGGAGAAGAAATCAACGTCCCTGCCGCCGGGAATGACACTCAGTTAACTTGGGTCTCCTCGAACCGACAGTTTCCACATGAAAGAAAAGATCCACTAGTTACAAGCACAACATTCATTGGTCATCTCTTACAAGCAATGCATACTCATTCATTGTTTATTGTCATGTATCcccgaaaaaaaagagtattTCGATTTTCATATACACCAGTATTACATGCTCAAGCAAAACACTTTTGATGGACTCCTGATGCAAAAGTCCAGTCGAAAATTAACCGTAACAAATAACAACatcgatcatgcatgcatgttgcaaGGAGATCTGATCTGACATACATgtgtaatgcatgcatgcatgcatgcatgcatgcgcattGACTATTCTCATATTCTCCTTTTGCAACTGTAGTATTACAAGCTGAAATCCTCAAGCACAACGTACACCTTTGATgatcggccggccggccggcctcctcGTCAGTCGTCACCCTGCCACTGCGAGATTTCATTAAATTACAGTAGTTACTAGACGACCCTGTGCGTGTGTGCCGTGGCAGTGCCGCCGACGGACGCGAGCGCGCTCCggacggccatggcggcaCGACATCCCCTCAGCGCCCTGAAGCTCTCCTGCCGCACCCTGAAGCACGTcgtcatggccgccgccgcatcctcctcttcttcctcgtccgaGAACGCGTGCATCCTGCTGCTCCCCCGCCGCATCGACGATCCCTGCGCCGGCGACCGCGCGCCGCGGAACGACAACGACAAGGACGAGAAGGagctcgaggaagaagaagaggacgaagaggaagaagccgatctcggcttgccggtgccggtgccggtcCGGGGCAGGGACAGGGACAGGGACAGGAAGGAGGCGAGGGTgggcccggccgccgccgccggcctggaTGACTTGCGCTTGGTCTTACTACCGGCCTTGCGGTTGCGGCGGGCGGCGTCTTCCTTGGCGCCGGCGAGCTGGTAgtaggacggcggcggcgtcaggggcggcaccggcagcggcgcgtGATCGGCGGGGGAGCTCTTGGGCGTGCCGGGCTGCGACTCCCAGAGGAACGGCACGGCGCCGGCCGAGGCCACGCCGTAGTACACCCTGAAggacggcgcgcgcgcgccggtgGCAGTGGAATCCCGGGAGAGCAGCCTGGAGAGGACGAACTTGGCCCCCTTCTGCCTCGGCTCCTCTTGCCTGACGCCGGTCGCcgccatggatggatggacggacggacgTGGCTCTTGCTCGCTGCCCTGCTCTGTTTGTGTCTGAGAGAGAGGGACTGACAAAGACTGAGATGCGCAGCAGAGAGTGTGGGGTTTTATGCTCCTCGTCAGCGTCAGGTCGATCAGGGGGAGTGTTAACAATAACGAAATGGTGCTGCTGGCCATTTTCATGGCACGTCTTGctcccttgttttttttatctgatcTGATTTTTGTATTGGTTGTTATTACTGCTTAATTGCTCAGCTGCTCAGATCCCAGGAAGTAAGAGCTGACCTTTGACTTTTACGCCCGTTTGGTTTGGATCTACACACGGGCCAATCAGAATCAATCTCGATTCTGTGTACTGTAATTTAATCCTCTGCTCGTCTTTCAGGTCTCTTGCGTCGTGCCATGCATGGACACACGCAGCTTACTACCGTCTGTTCCTTTCATTGAATGGCGGCAGCACTTCAAAATGCCATGGAGGACAAAATACTCTGTCCTTGTACACTCATCCCTGGCAGCTTAGCATCAATCTCATCGTACATGCACACCGCTGATCTGAGAGTGAGACACACCAATACTCTACACACCATCCATAAACCAACTGTATTTCTTGGCCCACGGAATGAAGCTCGATTTGGACACACCTTATTCATTACAGGCAGCTAAAGCTACGTACGTATATGCTCCAAGCCTCCAATTGAACTTGATTAATTTGCTGATGGGATGGATGGATCTAGCCAACGACGTATAGATCTCTCGTTTGGATTCTTCCAGCTGCCACGAAAACCACAGCGATCGATACAGAGTACTCCTATACTATACGAACCGATGCTATACTTATACTGGTAGATATACCGTCGCCTTCTCTCGCGAGCCGGCCCATTTGCAGACAGGAGTTATGATGCCTTTTTTTGTGGTCGAATTCTTAGAGATCTTGTGTTCCAAATCAAATATTCCCTCccatccatattaattgtctcaaatttgtccaaatatgaatgtatctatggataaaaagcgtctagatacatgtaatatttcgacaattaatatggatcggagggagtagaccTTAATTTAAACATGCACTTTAGACTAATCAAATGTCATACTCAACTAAAATGACCAAATGATGCTTGTTGAGAGCTGTATGTCTTTCATGCCGTCTGGGGATCAAAAGCTAATGCTTGTTGCCGTGTTCAATTTCCCTGAAAAGTTGCTTTGGACACTCTTCTATCAAGTGGGGGGCTAATGATCGATGGACATTAAAAGAGCCTAACGATATGGTTACTTGTTAATGGAAGTGGGGATTCCAAATAGTACGCGCACTACCGTGCAAGGGCATCAATGTGGCTACTGTGATCGATGAACTGTCATGCATGGGATCGATATATATGGTCTTAAAAGAAGGCCATGCATCTTTTTGTTTGGATCGATGATTACTGGACTTTTCACCTAACGGCATTCAGGCTTTCAATGCCCTGGATGCAGCGTCAGGGCACGATGGAGTGGAGTACTATATGCATGGAATCCCCACTAGTGTTACTAGTAGGCTCAGTTCAACTTCAGAAAAGAATAAGTAGGCTAGTACTACCGGTAGTTAATTAAGTGGGTCAAAACACTGCGGATATGTTTGCAAATTGTCCAGTAAGTGCACATGCTAGAAAATGAAgggaggaaagaaaaagaagctaCCTGGGATCAATGCTGGTCACAATGTGGTGTCTGCTATCGCTCTAGAACTAGAAGCAGCTCCagatttcttcttctcggctAGGAATTTGTCACAATCTGCATTTCCCTTCACGGTGAACTCCATGAGCAGCTCCTCAAATAATCTCTTCAGTGAGGCTTTGAACTTCAACGAGCAGCTCTTGTCACCCTCGTCCACATCCTGGATTCCATTTCCAACAAGGCACCCTACCTGGGCACCGTCCAGGTAGGTTTTGCAAGCAACGAGGACATTGCGCCTGTGCTTGCGGAAATGGCCCGCAACAAAATCCTCGAAATTCTACATAAAGTGCATCCACATTAAAATTTCTAGGTATCAAAGTCAATAAAATTTCACCACAGAAATCCCTCGTCAATAAAATAGGTGTCTACAGATCTATCTTTAGAATTTACAGAACAACTAGCCTCTTCTACAGCAACTACTCCGTATGATAAGCAGAGGAATATTCTTACCTTTGGTGGGTTTCGAAGAGAATACAGCATTGTCCTGCATGATAGCAGGAATGTATCTTCATTATATGATAGGGATTGCTTCTCCCCATGAGGTGTATTAGTTGTACCAGCATATCCAGGTTCATTGAAATAAGGCTTGGCATTCAAAACCAAAGCCTGAATGGAGACTAGGACCTGCAGCATTGTTGAATTATCTGGATCCCACATCTCATCTTCACTACCACTCCAGGTATTTAAGAGGCTGAGGCACACCTTCCGACAAACATACAAATTTGGATTAAGATGCAACCCACCAGATCGGTAGTTAACCAGCTGCATACAATTAACTGGTTGTTATTGCACCTAAAGGCAGACTAAAGCAAGTAGAACAATCACTTGTGGAGACAAAGCCAACAAAATCTTACTGGCGGTGTAATTGTATATTGAGCAGGGAAGAGGATgtcaaagaagaagagcccgTCATGGTAAGGAGTGCCAGCTGGCCCCATTATCACAGCTCTAAGCAGATCAATTCTCTCCTCGTATGCCCTCGCAAATATAGTATCTGATCAATTTGTAGAAAAGCCAAAATATAATCATGAGATGCCCTCATAAACAGTGTCTTCTGAATATAGAAGGAAATATCATCATGACATAAGGCATTTGAACTAAcaatggcatgatgcttaACAGAAAAACCAGTACCAAGAGTTCATGAAACAGAGAGCATAAGAAGCAATAGCTAGCTACCTGGCAAATCTTTTTCTAAGATTTTCCACTCCTGCTGAATAGCCGAGGCCCAGAGTATTGATGGCTGCGAAGAAGACAACTTAGTACTGAACTAAGATGACAAAGGACAAACAAAGCATGCCAAAACAGTTACCTTCTCTACCACCGCAACATGTCTTAATGCTGGTTTTGAATAGTAATGATCACTGTGATCATCAAGAATATCGAATTGCTTAAATGCATTGTATTTTTCATCAACTTTATCGTCTGCCATCAAAATGGGTTTGTTCTTGTTTGCCATCTCAGCAGCAGTCTTCTGCAGCCAGGGTAAAGGAGCCTCCACACCAGGTGGAATATCTAGGTCATCAAACTTGGAAGCAAAATTGTGGTTATACTCACTATCAAAAAGTATAGCATTGTAATCATAATCATCTTCATCGAAATCAAAGGTTCGTCTTCCTCAAATGACTCAATAAATCTGGCATTATTTTTTGAAGAGTAGGTGCTTGGTCCAGCAATGTCACTAGCCACACTAGTCTGGATTTGTTCCCACAGAAAAGCATCTGTCAGAGGGTAAGCAAGGAAATAGAATGAAAATGGAAAGATATGAAGGGAATTACCTTCACAAGCTTTGGCCAATGCAGGGGATATGCAACATGTTGCTTATTCTTATCAACTGGTGCTTTCTCACAAATAACCACAACAccatcagcatcagcatcacTGTCGATATCAATTACTTCATGACGAACAACCAATTAATTTAGTATATAAGAAAATTCAAGTAACCATTAGATAGTACAACGATAACATTCTATtacaaatatattatatcaaGGTATGGCCATTTTCGATCTTATATAGGAAATCCCAAGCCAAAATATACACAAATAGTTCAGAAGACAATGTCGAAATGTCATGCGATTATCCACCTATTAGAATGGTTTCCCCAATTTCAATTTTGGTTTTGTAATCAAATGCAACCTTTTCAACATGTGTACAGAGGCCCCATGGATGCCAAGTCTCACAATCTACATGTATTAATCACTGTAAGGTCAACTGGCATTGGCTTTTTGGGCTACAAGGTTATAAATCAGATTATGACTAAACCATAATTCCGGAAGCACAGAAGGGCATCAAATAATTTAGGATATTAACAGAACAAAACCACATAAGAATTTAGAATATTAGCAGAGAAAAACCAAATGAACAACCTACAGAATTCTACATTTTGTTCGAATATAAGTCTAGTTACCCTGTCAAAAGACCAACCTGACCGCCAACTGAACGGCCTGACATCCATACTTCTAGGAAGAAGTTGCACAGCACACCAATCTTTCAATCACTTGTTGCAGATAACCCCAAGTTTTCATTCCTTAGCTAAAAAAACCATTGGTTTGAAACTATTTTTATGCATTGCTGGATCCAGATTGTCATGTTCATACTATTGAAACAATCTCCATGGAAAAATCCCAACagaatttgctaaaaaatcaGCTTCATAATCATGATTGTTGTACCAAAGAATGAGAAGTTGGGGCTCTAACAAGTGACTGAAAGATTGGTGgtctgtgatttttttttctacttccAGTCTACAAGGCCAAAACAGGGTATAACTCCAGAGCCCCAAGAGTCCATATTGCATCTTTCCTGCGCATTGTACTAGGTATAACAAGACAAAGAACGCTGAAAATTGTAGTTTTGCCAATAAATTAACCACAATTCCTCAATCAGGTAGCAATGAGACCTTACTGCCACAGGTCAACAGGACTTGACATTTAATATACAAGCATGAAAGAAGACCCCCAGAGCACAAACATAATAAAAATTCAGAAACCATAACGATGCAGCGCACCTATttccaaacaaaaacacaGATCATCGACAGGCAGACCAGTCCAATCCATAATTCTACACGTATCTATTGACAACTTGTGCCAGCCGCATCTTAATCCAGCCCGTGAAAATTCAAAGGGATCACCCAACCCTTCTTCCCACTGCAATCCGATGGAAATCACACGAGCCACATCTTCCGATTgcagcaagaaaaaaacaaataaagaagGAAGGGGTCGTCTTGTCTTGCCACAGTCACCTGGCTCCGCTTCCTCTTCTGATGGCCGGAGCCCCAGCCCCCGGCGGCGACCGCCGGCGACACCTCGACCACATCGGGGTCGTCGAACGATTAGCTGCCCGCGCAGAGGTAACTCCTGCGGAAGCAAAACCGATCAACCAGACGGGGCCAACCAAAATCAGCGGGAGGCGCGACGGAACGGAGCGATTAGATCGGCGGCGGGATGACTCACTTGGAGGAGTGCGTCGACATCAGTGACGCCGCCAGTGCGATAGCCCGGGGCCGTTGGGGTTCCGGCGAGGTGGGCGCGGGCTGAAGTTGGAGTAATTTTTGGCAACGATCGCATCTTTCGAGCAAGACTTGATTCGGCTCTGAGGTCCACTTCGACCGTATATTTTGGGCTTCTGGCAGGCCAAATCCTTCTGATCAGCGTCATTGAGCCCCGGCCCAGAAATTTAATAATAATTATAAACCTGTCTGGGGCTATTTCGGCAAAACAGTCGATATGTCCGAGTGGTTAAGGAGACAGACTTGAAATCTGTTGGGCTACGCCCGCGCAGGTTCGAACCCTGCTGTCgacgttattttttttttctttatccGATAATTCTTTTATCCCACCTACTAAATGTGCTAAGAAATTCCACCAAATAATAAACTCCTGGAGTGCCAACTCTTCTCTGTCCTTTTATCTCGCCAGAAACTGCCAAGTAGGCATGTTTTCGGGTCTCtgcttgttattttttttctctgggGAAGAGCGATTCCGAAATTGCTTCTTTGTCATAGTAGAGACAACAACCGTCGATATTTCTATATGCTTGTTGCAGTTTGGTGGGTGGTCTGGAGCGGATCGAGCAGGAGTAATCTGCACCGGAGGAATATTCCTTCCGAAATTTCAGCTGCAAATgcatcagcaaaaaaaaaatgataaccAAGCATTTATTACTAGCATTGCTTGGTGCATCAATTAGTATAACTTTTGTCACTCCAGTATTTCAGGACTGAGAAAATCAATCAAGTCTTCTTTATtcctcaaaaagaaagaaaaaatcaagTCTTCATtcaagaagagagagagagctgcaaTAATAAATGACAAAAGTCACACTCCATTGCTCTGCTTCAGTCTTTCTCCATCTTACCTTGGAAGAAAAggttcccttcttcttcatcctcaGATACGTCCTCATTCAGCCTCTTCAAGCTTAAGATTAAAGGGAAAATAAAACCAGTAGCTAGAGGGAGACCCTCGAGCTGCTCTCCTCCGTCCCGTCCCATTCCGGTCCCTGAAAGCAGATCAGGGAGAAGACAAGGGCAGAGCGAGTCAACCAGGTGAGCTGCTTCCCTTTCCCTGAAACATATTAGTCATTGACGGTTATGATTTGCTCGGCCCGCTGTTTCCGGGAGATTCCCCGTCCATGCATCCACCGGTGCTCGATTTGAGTTAGCATATGGAAAAGACGGGGCTGGGAAGAGGGTAAACTTTTGCGGTGGGGAGTAGGGGATGAGCTGAATCTGGTGGATTTCGTGCTCGAGATGTGTATTTGTTTATGTATATGCTGTCAGGCGAGGCCTTCTGATCGATCCAGCCTTCCCTACTTCCCTAGCTATCGAACTCGCTGTGCTAGATGGAGCTTGCAGTAGGCTGCAGGCCGGATTCGCTGTCCAATTGGGAGATAAAATCGGAGGTTGAAATGGGCAGAATTTTATGCTATTTTCCTTTTGTCTGATGCACACATTATGAACTGTTCAGAATTTCATATGCTGCAAACCGGTATATGTTGGATAGCTTCCTGTGTGGTTCTGATTCTCTAAATTGGGATATTTGTGAGCAGGCATGGCGTGTTTGACGAGGAGGCTCACGTTTTTAGTCGTGTTAGCCTTCTCAGCCGTGGCCGCGGAGAGCAGAGATCCATACAGGGAGAGCACAGATCAATATATTTGCATGTTGGGTAAGTCCTGAACCCATTACAAGAATGGATGCTTCTGTTGGTTGATCTTTGTTTGTTCTGTCAGAATTTCTGTTCATGTTGCCATGGTGTTCCTGATGATAATGCTGAGTAGATCAATGAAGTGCAGCAGTGGTATGCAACCTAGTGCAGAGGATTGGGATAAGTCATGCTAAAAACTACAAAATCTAGCTTTTTTTTGACTGAATACTGCCTTAATCTGGTTATCTTTTGATTCCATAACTGGTTCCACATCTAGTTTTCTGCTTTGATCTAAGTTGCGAAGGCGCATAGTAGTATGAACTGTGTTGCTGATGTCTTTGTTGTAAGAATTGTGTACTTCTGCTGCCTATCAAATGTCAGGAGCTAGTGGTAGGTTACTGAATTTTTTGCTTTCATTTAGGGGCTCTGCAATCTCATCTTAGTAACTCACTACATAAAACTGTGTTCCAGATATGAGAAATTATGCTCACCATATCTTCAGCTTAGCAACCCTCTCCCTTTGTAGACATTTTAAGTTCCACGGTGTCGACCTCATGAATTATGATCAATCTGTTCTCTCGTATCTATTTCAGCTCGGGAAAGCCTGCCCCTTGTAAGCAAAGGGGCAGGATTAACTGCAGCTAATGGAAAGCTGTGTGTACTATGCGAGCAGTACTCAACTGAAGCACTGTTCTACCTCCAACAAAACGAGACCCAGACCGAGATTCTCAGTGTCCTCCACCACGGGTGTGCGAATCTTGGCCCTCTAAGACAGCAGGTATGGACACAAATTGCAATGCTCTCCTTGGATAGCACAAGTTCAATTTTCAGCATGCTGATTGGTTGTCCTTGATGATTCGCCTTCTCGCAGTGCATCACACTGGTGGACTACTACATCCCCCTTTTCTTCATGGAGGTTTCTGCGGTGAACCCTGAAGTGTTCTGTGAATCAGTGCACCTTTGCCCAAAGGGGACAAGAAGTCGGCTGCCCACTCGACGGGATACTTGCGGTCTGTGTCATCATGTTCTTGTGGAAGTTCTCACCATGCTGAAAGATCCCAACAT
The Brachypodium distachyon strain Bd21 chromosome 2, Brachypodium_distachyon_v3.0, whole genome shotgun sequence genome window above contains:
- the LOC100834107 gene encoding uncharacterized protein LOC100834107, whose amino-acid sequence is MPAWIVFWRADTMKKHQAQGISAGGVYRYTHRREGGADIHDVFVEKSASRLLFSYIGAMLLLANVCYALLKQESLCLSSFWCVPFSAIVAKSLQYKPVKKESLMIMPGFGVQLEQHFWSGRVHRQFVPIGKILKPVLNECVTPVTCYWSLALLVRNEDKITLVFKKLHPPVKMLVPIWKALCAFTSSDSITSPS
- the LOC100834699 gene encoding transcription factor MYC2, with protein sequence MKMASSTISLLLTLPLIDLTLTRSIKPHTLCCASQSLSVPLSQTQTEQGSEQEPRPSVHPSMAATGVRQEEPRQKGAKFVLSRLLSRDSTATGARAPSFRVYYGVASAGAVPFLWESQPGTPKSSPADHAPLPVPPLTPPPSYYQLAGAKEDAARRNRKAGSKTKRKSSRPAAAAGPTLASFLSLSLSLPRTGTGTGKPRSASSSSSSSSSSSSFSSLSLSFRGARSPAQGSSMRRGSSRMHAFSDEEEEEDAAAAMTTCFRVRQESFRALRGCRAAMAVRSALASVGGTATAHTHRVV
- the LOC100840730 gene encoding proactivator polypeptide-like 1 isoform X1, which gives rise to MACLTRRLTFLVVLAFSAVAAESRDPYRESTDQYICMLARESLPLVSKGAGLTAANGKLCVLCEQYSTEALFYLQQNETQTEILSVLHHGCANLGPLRQQCITLVDYYIPLFFMEVSAVNPEVFCESVHLCPKGTRSRLPTRRDTCGLCHHVLVEVLTMLKDPNMKLEIVGFLLKQCSKAENYAPQCKRLVLEYIPLILVKTQKLLETTDVCSDIHACKAVIQATTETVSLSAAL
- the LOC100840730 gene encoding proactivator polypeptide-like 1 isoform X2 — translated: MVFLMIMLSRSMKCSSARESLPLVSKGAGLTAANGKLCVLCEQYSTEALFYLQQNETQTEILSVLHHGCANLGPLRQQCITLVDYYIPLFFMEVSAVNPEVFCESVHLCPKGTRSRLPTRRDTCGLCHHVLVEVLTMLKDPNMKLEIVGFLLKQCSKAENYAPQCKRLVLEYIPLILVKTQKLLETTDVCSDIHACKAVIQATTETVSLSAAL